The Microcystis panniformis FACHB-1757 region ATTGGCAGTAGATACTTCTTCCCAAGGTCAAGGTTTAGGATGCGGTTTATTTCGTGATGGTGCGCTACGGGTTGTTAAAGCGGCTGATACCATTGGTATTCGGGGAATTATTGTTCATGCTATTTCAGAAGAAGCTAAGAATTTTTATTTGGCTTTAGGTTTTGATGTGTCTCCTCTTGAACCGATGACGTTGATGATTACTCTTAATGATTTACGCGCTTGTATTGCTTAGTGCGCTACAGGGGCAACACGGGGTCAACCACAGGGGGTTTGCCCCTACAGGTACGTTTAAGTCCAGAATAACTTTGCTTATGGCCTCATGAACGAGATATTTGCCCTGATACACTTTACTTAGATTCAGTTAAACTAAAATGATCATCATCTTGCTTGTCAACTAACGAACAATTGACAAACTGATGATCATATTATACTAAATTAGGTATCAACCTTAATCATTAACCCCAACATGGGAGATAAACCCATTTACTGGATTGGGACGTCAAGGGAAGATATTAGAGATTTTCCTGAAGACGCAAAGCGTAAAGCAGGTTTTCAACTGAGAGCTATTCAACAGGGAGAGAAACCCAATGATTTTAAACCCATTCCCATTATTGGTCAAGGAACAGAAGAAATTAGAATTTGGACAGGAGAAACCTACAGAATCTTTTATGTGGCAAGGTTTAAAGAAGCGATTTATGTCCTTCATGCTTTCGGTAAAAAAACACAGAAAACCTCGAAAAAAGAAATTGAATTGGGACAACAACGTTATCAACAAATGATTCAATTTAGACAACAATTACAGGAGGGATAACCATGACACAATCTAACCCTATTGAGATCACTTTTGGTAGCGATAACATCTTTGAAGATTTAGGATTTAACAGTGAAGAAGCAACTAACTTAAAAATTAGAGCCGATTTGATGTTAACCTTGCGGTCTTTTATCCAAGAAAAAAGATGGACACAGCAAGAAGCCGCCACTTTTTTCGAGGAAACACAACCGAAAATTAGTGATTTAATGAATGGAGAAATTAGCCGTTTTACTGTTGATAAATTACTCAGTCTTTTAGATAAAACGGGAATGAAAGTTAAACTCGAAATCTTCACCAAGTAACTTAAAATCATCAATAATTGACCATGAACAAGGGTTACATCCACATGGGAAAAGGATTTAATTCATCTTCCGTCAAAGTCTCTTTTAACCATCCCATGCTAACAGGAACATCATACAATCTTCCTGCCCCTAAACGCTTCCACATATGACGCATTCCGGGGACAATGACTTTAGCCACCCTTAAACCAATATCGGGACGAGTCTGATCTAAGACTAACATTTCCATCTCCTTTGACTCAACAATTCGCTGACACAATTTAACATCCGCTAATAAATCATCACTAGCTAATTGTAAATAATTATGACTTTTTTTGGGTATTATTTTACTATCGGGAACTAAATAAGATTGATTGCTTAACCTTGCCGTTTGCCACCATTTAACCGCCAAAGGATCAGCAGAGGGAGGATAAATCGTTGTCCCATCTTCCTTAAAAGATAACACATTGGGTAAGATTTGATTAACCTCTGTTAACGCTCGACTAATAGCAATTTTCGGGTCAAAATGCGCCCCATACCCTAACAAAATGTCCTCCACTTCCCGCTCCTTTCTCGGACTAATAGCAGCAAAACAGGGAATATTCAAATCACTGGTAATATCTAACACCCATAGCTCCCGATTTAACCCCTCATAATATTGCTTTAATTGCTCAAAATATGGCTCATTAAAGCTCTCTAAATTAACGGAAGGTTTAACTAATTGATTATACCACCATAAAGCCACACAATCTCGTTCCACTAACTCCATAAACCCTTGTAAAATCGCTTCTTCTATCGTATTTCCTGCGGCGCAGCCATTAGAATCAGCCCAACAATCTAAGGGTTCAGATTGAGAATAACCATAATAACAATATCCCGTCGGTAAATACTTAAAATCTTGAGCGGTTAAAGACCATACAGGAGTCCAATCAATGATTCTAGTTTCATCAAAAGGTTCAGGGACTTTTTGAAACCATCCTTGATTCTTCCCATTCCATTCTTCTCGATGTTGATATTGTTTTTCACTAAAATTCATACATTTGTTAGGATGAATAGCTTTATCTCCTAACTCTTGATAACTCGCTTTTTCTCTGATTTCATTCCCTTGAAAAACTCCCGAATAGCGCTCAATAGCTTCACAAAATCCACTTGCTTTTGCTTGACTATCTGTACGGCCTTTTCCCGCACTTCTACCTCCAATATTTTGCCGTAAACTGTCTAAATCATCAAAGACACTACGAAAATGATGTTTAGCTACATAAGTATGAACTAAAGCATTCCCTTGTATCTTATTTAATTCTCGCACAATTCCCGTAATAGGACCGATATGATGTTGATAGGTTCTTAAGGTTTCTTCAGGAGAACAAAAACGATGTCCCCCATCACTGGTAAAAGCCTTTTTACGATGTCCCAAAACCACGGGTAAAGGTGTTTTATTTAGAGAATATCCACAACTAGGACAGTTCGGACGTTTAACTAAAATATGCTCTTGAAATTGTAAATTTAAAGTATCATAAGTCATTAGCATTCCTTCTAAACGTTGATTTTTACCTTGAATAATCCACTTAAAAACCTCCATAGCCGTCAGATTTAAAACCGTCTGTATTGTCGCTGAAGAAAACCCTAAAGGAGAAATTAAAGAAATCTTATTGTCTCTCTGTCTAATGATAAATTCCTCCACGGGACGATTATCTCGTAATCGTTGAGCCAAACAATGCCAACAACCAGTTTTATCGGGATCAAATAAGGGACCAATCCATGCTAGATTTCCCAGGGGATTAACTAATAACCAAGGCTTTTGCGAGACTAAAGCTTGTTGATTAATACTATCTAAATCAGGATGAAGATAATTATCGGTTAAAATAATGGTTAAATCCCCTTCATCTGCGACTTGAATTTGCAAGGAATTTAAAATATTGATCAAATCTTGCTGGGGAATTGAGCCTAGGCTTTTAACCGTAACCTTCAGAGATTGTAATCGTTCAAAAGCTTGGTCTTGAGAAACCTGAAGATGATGGCATAAAATTGCTAAATTAGACGGTAATAATTCTTTTTTTTCTAACAAAAACCCTCGTTTATATAACTGAAAAATTGCTTTTTGAATTGCCAGACTATAATTAATAATAACTGCGAACGAATTAGTATTACTAGGATTGATTTCTTGATTTTGTAACAGTTCTAACTGAAGAATATCAATAATTTCATCAAGATTACGTTGACCATCGATTAATCTTACTAAACGATAATAAAGCGGCTCTTGAAAACAGATTGATTCTCGCTCAGATAGAAAAAATACCGTATTTGGTTCTAGGGTTTCAATTGAATAGGCAGGATTCCAATCAAGCTGGTTGAACATAATTTTTACTCTCTTTTTAAGGGATAGGTAAGGTTGATGATATACCTATAATATAAGGTTGATAGCAGTTATCTTAATTGTGAGCTGCGAAGTTTTCGTTTTCGGGAACGGCGAGGAAGCAGCCCATTTATGCCAAAATATAAAAGCGATCGCTAAAAGTGATTAAATTTATTCAATATGAAGACAAGTAATTTAGCTTCACTCTCGCCTCTAAGAAGAAATTAAGCCGGGGATTTAGTCAATTTGGTCAAGAATAATCGGTTAGAGGTGAGAAATCAGACCCCTAATTTCTTCCCTGCCTGAAATTTCTCAATTTCTCGGAATAAATTTGACTACCAAAATCAGGGTAAATAGCCCAAATATCAACTTAATAAAGTTTTAATAGACATTTAAGCCCTAATAGATTAATCTTACTTTTTTTAAAGCCGATATGCTGCCTCGCTAATCCTTTTAAGACTTGAAAACTTGGTATTCTGTCAGGGGTTGGCCGTGAGAGGGGTCAATTTTCAAGGATAATTTGTAACAGAGTGTTGAAAATTCCTTTAATCTTAGTTATGAGCGATCGCCCACCAGAACTAACCCTAGCCGACCAGGCCCCTGCCAACTACGAATGTCGCTCCTGCGGCTACGTTTACGACCCCAGCAAGGGAGATAGTAAAACCAACACTCCCGCTGGAACCCCCTTCGAGGAATTGCCAGAAACGTGGCGCTGTCCCGTGTGTGGTGTGCGTCGTTCCCAATTTATCAACATCGGAGCCAAAGATGCTCCTTCGGGATTCCAAGAAAATCTTAGCTATGGTTTTGGAGTTAACCGTCTGACTCCGTCACAAAAAAATATTTTGATTTTCGGGGCTTTAGCGCTAGGATTTGTTTTCTTTATTAGTTTATATGGTTTAAACTAACTCAAGCACTCATTATCTTTAATCCAACGGCTCTTATGAGCCTGTAACCCATCGGGTACAAACCCTAATCCGTCCCGATTCCTTGACCAATACCTCTGAACCATTGATGAGAAAACTGAAACAATTCGTAATAGTTCTAGCTGTAGCCTTTTTCTGCTTTAGCTGTAGTAGTGTGCCATCCCTGAGCAGTAGTCCTTGGCAAATCCTCACCCTCGACACTGACTCCACTTTTGCCGATATCGCCTTTACCGACGACCTGCAGCACGGTTGGTTAGTGGGAACCAAATCTACCCTCTTTGAAACCACCGATGGGGGGGACAGCTGGCAGCAAAAAGTCCTCAACCTTGGCGAAGAAAAAGTTAGCTTTAGCGCCGTCAGTTTCCACGACCAAGAGGGTTGGATTGTCGGTAAACCCTCAATTCTTCTCCATAGCGAAGACGGGGGCAGCAGCTGGTCCCGTATCCCCTTAAGTGAAAAATTACCCGGTTCCCCCTACGGAATTATCGCCCTTAACGACAAAACCGCCGAAATGGTCACGGATTTAGGCGCTATCTACCGCACCAAAGACGGGGGCAAAACTTGGCAAGCTTTAGTGGAAGGTGCTGTGGGTGTGGCCCGGACAATTGTTCGTTCCCATGATGGTAAATACGTGGCCGTTTCCGCACGCGGTAACTTTTATTCCACCTGGGAACCGGGGTCAACAGAATGGCAACCCCACAATCGTCTTTCCTCCCGCCGCTTACAAAAAGTCGGTTATGGTGAAAATGGGGAACTGTGGGCCCTGGCCCGGGGTGGTCAACTACAATTTACTAGCCCCAATGATCTCGATACATGGGAAGATAAGGTATTCCCCGAGTTTTCCACCAGTTGGGGACTTTTGGACCTCAACTACCGCACTCCCGAAGAAATTTGGGTCGCTGGTGGTAGCGGCAATCTGTTGGTCAGTGATGACAACGGCCAATCTTGGCAAAAAGATCGCGCCGTGGAAAGTGTCCCCTCCAATCTCTATCGAATTGTTTTTATCAATTCCGACAAGGGTTTTGTCTTGGGACAAAATGGGGTTTTACTGAAATATAATCCCCCGAGCGAACCGGCCTAAAACTTGTCTCAGGGTCAAGAAAGTCTCTATTATAGAGATTGAATTTTTCAAGTCCTATCATTCCGAGGAGAACCGTCCATGTCAGGTAGTACCGGCGAACGTCCTTTTGGCGATATCGTTACCAGTATTCGTTACTGGATTATCCATAGCATCACCATCCCCATGCTGTTTATCGCAGGTTGGTTATTCGTGAGTACCGGTTTAGCTTACGATGTTTTTGGCACTCCCCGTCCCGATGAGTATTACACTCAAGAGCGTCAAGAATTACCGATCATTAATGATCGCTTTGAGGCCAAAAATCAAATCGAGCAGTTTAATCAGTAGTTTACTTTAATTAAGGATAAAAACAATGGCTAGTGGTAATCCCAATCAACCCATTTCTTACCCCATTTTCACCGTTCGCTGGTTGGCAGTTCATACCTTAGCGGTTCCCACTGTCTTCTTTATCGGTGCAATTGCGGCAA contains the following coding sequences:
- a CDS encoding type II toxin-antitoxin system RelE/ParE family toxin translates to MGDKPIYWIGTSREDIRDFPEDAKRKAGFQLRAIQQGEKPNDFKPIPIIGQGTEEIRIWTGETYRIFYVARFKEAIYVLHAFGKKTQKTSKKEIELGQQRYQQMIQFRQQLQEG
- a CDS encoding helix-turn-helix domain-containing protein; this translates as MTQSNPIEITFGSDNIFEDLGFNSEEATNLKIRADLMLTLRSFIQEKRWTQQEAATFFEETQPKISDLMNGEISRFTVDKLLSLLDKTGMKVKLEIFTK
- a CDS encoding TOMM precursor leader peptide-binding protein; its protein translation is MFNQLDWNPAYSIETLEPNTVFFLSERESICFQEPLYYRLVRLIDGQRNLDEIIDILQLELLQNQEINPSNTNSFAVIINYSLAIQKAIFQLYKRGFLLEKKELLPSNLAILCHHLQVSQDQAFERLQSLKVTVKSLGSIPQQDLINILNSLQIQVADEGDLTIILTDNYLHPDLDSINQQALVSQKPWLLVNPLGNLAWIGPLFDPDKTGCWHCLAQRLRDNRPVEEFIIRQRDNKISLISPLGFSSATIQTVLNLTAMEVFKWIIQGKNQRLEGMLMTYDTLNLQFQEHILVKRPNCPSCGYSLNKTPLPVVLGHRKKAFTSDGGHRFCSPEETLRTYQHHIGPITGIVRELNKIQGNALVHTYVAKHHFRSVFDDLDSLRQNIGGRSAGKGRTDSQAKASGFCEAIERYSGVFQGNEIREKASYQELGDKAIHPNKCMNFSEKQYQHREEWNGKNQGWFQKVPEPFDETRIIDWTPVWSLTAQDFKYLPTGYCYYGYSQSEPLDCWADSNGCAAGNTIEEAILQGFMELVERDCVALWWYNQLVKPSVNLESFNEPYFEQLKQYYEGLNRELWVLDITSDLNIPCFAAISPRKEREVEDILLGYGAHFDPKIAISRALTEVNQILPNVLSFKEDGTTIYPPSADPLAVKWWQTARLSNQSYLVPDSKIIPKKSHNYLQLASDDLLADVKLCQRIVESKEMEMLVLDQTRPDIGLRVAKVIVPGMRHMWKRLGAGRLYDVPVSMGWLKETLTEDELNPFPMWM
- a CDS encoding rubredoxin; the encoded protein is MSDRPPELTLADQAPANYECRSCGYVYDPSKGDSKTNTPAGTPFEELPETWRCPVCGVRRSQFINIGAKDAPSGFQENLSYGFGVNRLTPSQKNILIFGALALGFVFFISLYGLN
- a CDS encoding photosynthesis system II assembly factor Ycf48, translating into MRKLKQFVIVLAVAFFCFSCSSVPSLSSSPWQILTLDTDSTFADIAFTDDLQHGWLVGTKSTLFETTDGGDSWQQKVLNLGEEKVSFSAVSFHDQEGWIVGKPSILLHSEDGGSSWSRIPLSEKLPGSPYGIIALNDKTAEMVTDLGAIYRTKDGGKTWQALVEGAVGVARTIVRSHDGKYVAVSARGNFYSTWEPGSTEWQPHNRLSSRRLQKVGYGENGELWALARGGQLQFTSPNDLDTWEDKVFPEFSTSWGLLDLNYRTPEEIWVAGGSGNLLVSDDNGQSWQKDRAVESVPSNLYRIVFINSDKGFVLGQNGVLLKYNPPSEPA
- the psbE gene encoding cytochrome b559 subunit alpha — translated: MSGSTGERPFGDIVTSIRYWIIHSITIPMLFIAGWLFVSTGLAYDVFGTPRPDEYYTQERQELPIINDRFEAKNQIEQFNQ
- the psbF gene encoding cytochrome b559 subunit beta, translating into MASGNPNQPISYPIFTVRWLAVHTLAVPTVFFIGAIAAMQFIQR